The following proteins come from a genomic window of Cicer arietinum cultivar CDC Frontier isolate Library 1 unplaced genomic scaffold, Cicar.CDCFrontier_v2.0 Ca_scaffold_6247_v2.0, whole genome shotgun sequence:
- the LOC101496861 gene encoding 8-hydroxygeraniol oxidoreductase-like, with the protein MVAAICWGKGKTVTVEEIEVDPPKATEVRVKMLCASLCHTDISSIQGFPHNQFPLALGHEGIGVVESIGDEVRNLKEGDFIIPTYIGECEECENCVSGKTNVCLTHPVRLTGLMPDNSSRLSIKGQKLYHVLSCATWSEYVVVDVNYLTKVDPNINLAYASFISCGFSTGYGASWKEAKIETGSTVAVFGLGAVGLGAISGAKMMGASKIIGIDKNEKKKEIGEAFGMTHFINPSGSDKSPSELVKELCGMGVDYCIECTGVPTLLTQSVEATKVGIGKTIAVGIGAEPVAPFGLLAMLFGRTLKGSCFGGVKTKSDLSIIANKCQKEEFPLQELFTHEVSLVDIGKAFEFLKQPNCVKVVIRM; encoded by the exons ATGGTAGCTGCAATATGCTGGGGGAAAGGAAAGACAGTGACGGTTGAAGAGATAGAAGTAGATCCACCAAAGGCAACAGAAGTTAGAGTTAAGATGTTGTGTGCAAGTCTCTGCCACACAGACATCTCAAGCATTCAAGGATTTCCTCAT AATCAATTTCCTCTAGCACTTGGACATGAAGGAATTGG TGTTGTAGAGAGTATTGGCGATGAAGTAAGAAATCTAAAGGAAGGGGATTTTATAATTCCAACATACATAGGAGAATGTGAAGAATGTGAGAATTGTGTTTCAGGAAAAACCAATGTGTGTTTGACACATCCTGTGAGGTTGACTGGTCTAATGCCAGACAACAGTTCAAGGTTGTCAATTAAAGGGCAAAAACTATACCATGTTTTGAGTTGTGCTACATGGTCAGAATATGTGGTTGTTGATGTCAACTACCTTACTAAAGTTGATCCAAACATTAATTTGGCTTATGCTAGTTTCATCTCATGTGGCTTTTCAACTGGTTATGGAGCTTCTTGGAAGGAAGCCAAAATTGAAACTGGTTCAACTGTTGCTGTTTTTGGTCTTGGAGCTGTTGGATTAGGG GCTATAAGCGGGGCCAAGATGATGGGAGCAAGTAAGATAATTGGGATagacaaaaatgaaaagaagaaagaaatagGAGAAGCTTTTGGAATGACTCATTTTATAAATCCAAGTGGTTCTGATAAATCTCCTTCAGAATTGGTCAAAGAGTTGTGTGGAATGGGTGTAGATTATTGCATTGAATGCACTGGAGTTCCAACTTTACTAACTCAATCTGTGGAAGCCACAAAAGTG GGAATAGGTAAAACAATTGCGGTTGGTATAGGAGCTGAACCTGTTGCACCATTTGGACTTCTTGCCATGTTGTTTGGTAGAACCTTGAAAGGTTCTTGTTTTGGAGGTGTCAAAACTAAATCTGATCTTTCAATCATAGCTAACAAATGTCAAAAAGAG GAATTTCCTCTTCAAGAACTTTTCACCCATGAGGTCTCTTTGGTAGACATAGGAAAAGCATTTGAGTTCTTGAAACAACCCAATTGTGTGAAAGTTGTCATCAGAATGTGA